TGTCTCCTATCAGCTGGTCCATCAGAGGTCCACATCATAGGCCCAGACTCTGTTGCAGTCRGCTTCAAGTCCATGTTTCAGTGCACTKCCAAATGCATTCCYGCTTGTGACTACYGSTGGACCRTTGATGGTCACACTGTTTATGGCARTGAGATGGAGATGATGGTCGAGCACCATGTGAAGTCAGAGAAGATTAWGTGCYACGCTCAGAATACGGTCTCAACTCATTTTGAGGTGGTCACCAAGTCCGTACGGGTGGAAGGTACAGCAGAAATCTCATGATTGTACATTTTAGCAACTACCTTAACTTTTATGCTGTCATAAACATTATCTGACCTAATATCATGTTTTTGGTGTGTTCCTTTTggaatgtttttgtgtgtgttgcagacaATGACAAAAAAAAGATCCTCTCCAAAAAATATGGTTGTCAAGCTGAGTCCAGTTTGTGTTTGTACAAGAAGACCATCTCTGGGAGGAAGYRTCAGCATTGtacagcagctgaaacctggttcCGATTGAGTCCGAACACTCCTTGCTGACAACAACACCAGGTTCCAGARCATTAAAGCTGTCAAACAGGAATATAGACCGATAATAGACAAGACATTAAAACCTTGAATACTagctacagtgacttcagaaagtattcacaccccctgacttccacattttgttgtgttggagtctgaatttaaaatagaatacatttagatttttttgtcactggcctacacacaataccccataatgtcaaagtggaattatgtttttgataTATATACACTRccgttcaaaagtttggggtcacttaggaatgtccttgtttttgaaagaaaatctaattttttgttcattacaataacatcaaattgatcagaaatacagtgtagacattattaatgttgaaaaatgactattgtagctggaaacgacagattttttgtggaatatctacatagacatacagaggcccattatcagcaaccatcactcctgtgttccaatggcacgttgtgttagctaa
This window of the Salvelinus sp. IW2-2015 linkage group LG24, ASM291031v2, whole genome shotgun sequence genome carries:
- the LOC111951554 gene encoding uncharacterized protein — its product is MSIDGQIWXGNELLFTAHQWEESLNLTCTARNDDSGRSSTVTKILQVLAGPTNVSITGPALMTPGAPQSFQCNADCRPSCNYTWKIKGRWLRGQGNXITVTPEELATSATLNCKAINSVSGFYAMATRTIPVTSGPSEVHIIGPDSVAVXFKSMFQCTXKCIPACDYXWTXDGHTVYGXEMEMMVEHHVKSEKIXCXAQNTVSTHFEVVTKSVRVEDNDKKKILSKKYGCQAESSLCLYKKTISGRKXQHCTAAETWFRLSPNTPC